Proteins encoded by one window of Cloeon dipterum chromosome 4, ieCloDipt1.1, whole genome shotgun sequence:
- the LOC135943222 gene encoding rab-like protein 2A gives MDSYSAEEANLSYLGPDEGVAGAEMAVKVICLGDSAVGKSKCVERFLMDAFQPRQLSTYALTLYEHHTVVRGTQVRVDFWDTAGQEQFNNLHPSYFHAAHACILLFDATRKVTYKNLARWLQELRKYRPHIPVLVGANKIDADLEVTRRSFAFPQRNGLPLHFVSASDGTNVVKLFQDAIEAAVEYKLNPTDDADRILDELDRL, from the exons ATGGACAGCTACAGCGCAGAGGAGGCCAACCTTTCGTACCTGGGACCGGACGAGGGGGTGGCAGGGGCGGAAATGGCCGTCAAGGTCATCTGCCTTGGGGACAGCGCGGTGGGCAAGTCCAAGTGCGTCGAGCGCTTCCTCATGGACGCGTTCCAGCCGCGCCAGCTGTCGACGTACGCGCTGACGCTGTACGAGCACCACACGGTGGTGCGCGGCACGCAAGTGCGCGTCGACTTTTGGGACACGGCCGGACAGGAGCAGTTCAACAACCTGCATCCGTCGTACTTTCACGCGGCCCACGCCTGCATCCTGCTCTTCGACGCCACCAGAAAG GTGACGTACAAGAACCTGGCGCGGTGGCTGCAGGAGCTGCGCAAGTACCGCCCGCACATCCCTGTACTGGTCGGCGCCAACAAAATCGACGCCGACCTGGAGGTAACGCGTCGCTCGTTCGCCTTCCCGCAGCGCAATGGACTGCCGTTACACTTTGTGTCCGCTTCGGACGGAACCAACGTCGTCAAG CTGTTCCAAGACGCCATCGAGGCTGCGGTTGAGTACAAGCTGAACCCCACGGACGACGCCGACCGAATCCTGGACGAGCTGGACAGGCTGTGA